One window of the Tachypleus tridentatus isolate NWPU-2018 chromosome 10, ASM421037v1, whole genome shotgun sequence genome contains the following:
- the LOC143229497 gene encoding E3 ubiquitin-protein ligase MARCHF8-like isoform X3, whose translation MDRRHSSQPSTVSGSATMGGLDRDICRICHCEGDSDMPLISPCFCAGSLRYVHQGCIQQWIKSSDTRCCELCKFDFIMHTKIKPFRNWEKLEMSPVEQRKVLCSITFHVVAITCVVWSLYVLIDRTAEEMRSGILEWPFWTKLIVVAIGFTGGLVFMYVQCKMYAQLFKRWRSFNRIICVQNAPEKAAIAAGLSPVNKGFTTSGEKSVSPVEEFHSCDCGSINSVESNGFVEPQPNGATAPGNDVSLSGNDLLPLTIVKETPLNTDCNQESNSSLSVS comes from the exons ATGGATCGACGTCACTCTTCTCAGCCATCCACAGTGTCTGGGTCGGCAACTATGGGTGGACTGGACAGGGACATCTGTAGAATCTGTCACTGCGAAGGAGACTCGGATATGCCGCTTATTTCTCCTTGCTTCTGTGCGGGAAGTCTACGCTATGTTCACCAAGGCTGTATCCAGCAGTGGATCAAAAGCTCCGATACTCGGTGCTGTGAGCTGTGCAAGTTTGATTTCATAATGCACACCAAAATTAAACCCTTTAGGAAT TGGGAGAAGCTGGAGATGTCGCCAGTAGAACAACGGAAGGTCCTGTGTTCTATAACGTTTCACGTAGTTGCCATTACGTGTGTAGTGTGGTCCTTGTATGTTCTAATCGACCGTACAGCAGAAGAAATGAGATCTGGAATATTAGAGTGGCCATTTTGGACAAAACTTATCGTTGTTGCGATTGGTTTCACGGGAGGGTTAGTTTTTATGTATGTTCAGTGCAAAATGTATGCCCAATTATTCAAACGTTGGAGAAGCTTTAATCGAATTATTTGTGTTCAAAACGCTCCAGAGAAGGCGGCAATTGCTGCAGGACTATCTCCTGTGAATAAAGGATTTACGACCTCGGGAGAGAAAAGTGTGTCCCCAGTAGAAGAATTTCATAGCTGTGATTGTGGCAGTATAAACTCCGTTGAGAGTAATGGTTTTGTTGAACCACAACCAAATGGCGCGACTGCTCCCGGAAATGACGTTTCCTTATCGGGAAATGATTTGCTTCCACTGACAATTGTTAAAGAAACTCCCTTGAATACGGATTGTAATCAAGAATCAAATAGTTCTTTATCGGTTAGTTAA
- the LOC143229497 gene encoding E3 ubiquitin-protein ligase MARCHF8-like isoform X2 translates to MSNNTLNVLYVIIYKDTTIPTSFPCSPMDRRHSSQPSTVSGSATMGGLDRDICRICHCEGDSDMPLISPCFCAGSLRYVHQGCIQQWIKSSDTRCCELCKFDFIMHTKIKPFRNWEKLEMSPVEQRKVLCSITFHVVAITCVVWSLYVLIDRTAEEMRSGILEWPFWTKLIVVAIGFTGGLVFMYVQCKMYAQLFKRWRSFNRIICVQNAPEKAAIAAGLSPVNKGFTTSGEKSVSPVEEFHSCDCGSINSVESNGFVEPQPNGATAPGNDVSLSGNDLLPLTIVKETPLNTDCNQESNSSLSVS, encoded by the exons GATACCACAATACCTACTTCTTTCCCTTGTTCACCAATGGATCGACGTCACTCTTCTCAGCCATCCACAGTGTCTGGGTCGGCAACTATGGGTGGACTGGACAGGGACATCTGTAGAATCTGTCACTGCGAAGGAGACTCGGATATGCCGCTTATTTCTCCTTGCTTCTGTGCGGGAAGTCTACGCTATGTTCACCAAGGCTGTATCCAGCAGTGGATCAAAAGCTCCGATACTCGGTGCTGTGAGCTGTGCAAGTTTGATTTCATAATGCACACCAAAATTAAACCCTTTAGGAAT TGGGAGAAGCTGGAGATGTCGCCAGTAGAACAACGGAAGGTCCTGTGTTCTATAACGTTTCACGTAGTTGCCATTACGTGTGTAGTGTGGTCCTTGTATGTTCTAATCGACCGTACAGCAGAAGAAATGAGATCTGGAATATTAGAGTGGCCATTTTGGACAAAACTTATCGTTGTTGCGATTGGTTTCACGGGAGGGTTAGTTTTTATGTATGTTCAGTGCAAAATGTATGCCCAATTATTCAAACGTTGGAGAAGCTTTAATCGAATTATTTGTGTTCAAAACGCTCCAGAGAAGGCGGCAATTGCTGCAGGACTATCTCCTGTGAATAAAGGATTTACGACCTCGGGAGAGAAAAGTGTGTCCCCAGTAGAAGAATTTCATAGCTGTGATTGTGGCAGTATAAACTCCGTTGAGAGTAATGGTTTTGTTGAACCACAACCAAATGGCGCGACTGCTCCCGGAAATGACGTTTCCTTATCGGGAAATGATTTGCTTCCACTGACAATTGTTAAAGAAACTCCCTTGAATACGGATTGTAATCAAGAATCAAATAGTTCTTTATCGGTTAGTTAA
- the LOC143229497 gene encoding E3 ubiquitin-protein ligase MARCHF8-like isoform X1 has protein sequence MPLQQIRITPAERRLFVAEKETTRHDISKDTTIPTSFPCSPMDRRHSSQPSTVSGSATMGGLDRDICRICHCEGDSDMPLISPCFCAGSLRYVHQGCIQQWIKSSDTRCCELCKFDFIMHTKIKPFRNWEKLEMSPVEQRKVLCSITFHVVAITCVVWSLYVLIDRTAEEMRSGILEWPFWTKLIVVAIGFTGGLVFMYVQCKMYAQLFKRWRSFNRIICVQNAPEKAAIAAGLSPVNKGFTTSGEKSVSPVEEFHSCDCGSINSVESNGFVEPQPNGATAPGNDVSLSGNDLLPLTIVKETPLNTDCNQESNSSLSVS, from the exons GATACCACAATACCTACTTCTTTCCCTTGTTCACCAATGGATCGACGTCACTCTTCTCAGCCATCCACAGTGTCTGGGTCGGCAACTATGGGTGGACTGGACAGGGACATCTGTAGAATCTGTCACTGCGAAGGAGACTCGGATATGCCGCTTATTTCTCCTTGCTTCTGTGCGGGAAGTCTACGCTATGTTCACCAAGGCTGTATCCAGCAGTGGATCAAAAGCTCCGATACTCGGTGCTGTGAGCTGTGCAAGTTTGATTTCATAATGCACACCAAAATTAAACCCTTTAGGAAT TGGGAGAAGCTGGAGATGTCGCCAGTAGAACAACGGAAGGTCCTGTGTTCTATAACGTTTCACGTAGTTGCCATTACGTGTGTAGTGTGGTCCTTGTATGTTCTAATCGACCGTACAGCAGAAGAAATGAGATCTGGAATATTAGAGTGGCCATTTTGGACAAAACTTATCGTTGTTGCGATTGGTTTCACGGGAGGGTTAGTTTTTATGTATGTTCAGTGCAAAATGTATGCCCAATTATTCAAACGTTGGAGAAGCTTTAATCGAATTATTTGTGTTCAAAACGCTCCAGAGAAGGCGGCAATTGCTGCAGGACTATCTCCTGTGAATAAAGGATTTACGACCTCGGGAGAGAAAAGTGTGTCCCCAGTAGAAGAATTTCATAGCTGTGATTGTGGCAGTATAAACTCCGTTGAGAGTAATGGTTTTGTTGAACCACAACCAAATGGCGCGACTGCTCCCGGAAATGACGTTTCCTTATCGGGAAATGATTTGCTTCCACTGACAATTGTTAAAGAAACTCCCTTGAATACGGATTGTAATCAAGAATCAAATAGTTCTTTATCGGTTAGTTAA